In one Pasteuria penetrans genomic region, the following are encoded:
- the rplC gene encoding 50S ribosomal protein L3 encodes MLKGILGRKLGMTQIFTEGDVVRPVSVIQAGPCVVLQRKEEATDGYQSVQLGFDPKRLKRATRPEKGHAKKAEAAPQKLIREIRAMDTAPYQLGDEVTVSMFSVGEFVDVTGTSKGKGFSGTIKRYGHSRGPMSHGSNYHRRPGSLGSIDPQRVFKGQTLPGRMGGRRVTVLNLEIVAVDEDRNLLVVHGTVPGPKRGYVIVRSAILHSEAYSS; translated from the coding sequence ATTTTGAAGGGAATTTTGGGTCGGAAATTGGGTATGACGCAGATATTTACAGAGGGCGATGTGGTACGCCCCGTGTCTGTTATACAGGCGGGTCCCTGCGTGGTATTGCAACGCAAGGAGGAAGCTACAGATGGATATCAATCGGTGCAGTTGGGTTTTGATCCCAAGCGTTTGAAGAGGGCTACCCGACCGGAGAAGGGACACGCCAAGAAGGCGGAGGCTGCACCGCAGAAACTCATTCGTGAGATCCGCGCTATGGATACGGCCCCTTACCAATTGGGGGATGAGGTCACTGTTTCCATGTTCTCTGTTGGTGAGTTTGTAGATGTTACGGGTACCTCCAAAGGTAAGGGGTTTTCTGGTACCATCAAGCGTTATGGCCACTCGCGGGGACCGATGAGTCACGGTTCTAACTATCATCGTCGTCCGGGTTCGTTGGGGTCTATCGACCCGCAGCGCGTTTTCAAAGGGCAAACCCTACCGGGGAGGATGGGGGGACGTCGTGTGACCGTCCTCAATTTGGAGATCGTGGCCGTTGATGAGGACAGGAATCTGTTGGTGGTTCACGGAACGGTTCCTGGACCCAAGCGTGGTTATGTCATCGTCCGTTCCGCCATTTTGCATTCTGAAGCTTATTCCTCTTGA
- the fusA gene encoding elongation factor G, with protein sequence MTREFTLRATRNIGIMAHIDAGKTTTTERILFYTGRVHKIGEVHEGAATMDWMEQEQERGITITSAATTARWRDHRINIIDTPGHVDFTVEVERSLRVLDGSIGVFCAKGGVEPQSETVWRQAERYRVPRIAYVNKMDIMGADFLGTVQQMRERLGSNAVPIQLPIGAEDGFKGVIDLVTQKAIVYVDDLGTTSEALEIPEEYQGKVEEARSVMMEAIADSDDELMERYLENGTLTEEEIASGLRSATCSVQMTPVLCGSSYRNKGVQPLLDAVVAYLPSPLDVPPVEGVNDKGEEIERLVSDEEPFSALAFKIMTDPYVGKLTFFRVYSGTLSSGSYVYNASKEKRERIGRILQMHANHRQEVGRVYTGDIAAAVGLKNTFTGDTLCDEKQSVILESMDFPEPVISVAIEPKTKADQDRMAVALSRLDEEDPTFKTHTDEETGQTIISGMGELHLDILVDRLRREFKVEANVGAPQVAYKETIRRAAEIEGKFVRQTGGRGQYGHVWVRFEPLEPGSGFEFVNKIVGGVIPREYISAVQAGIEESMQNGVLAGYPLVDVRAILFDGSYHDVDSSEMAFKIAGSLALRGTKSQCAPVLLEPLMRVEAVVPEEYMGDVIGDINSRRGRVEGMDARAGAQVIRGVVPLMEMFGYVNNLRSSTQGRGTFSMEFECYGEVPKGISDEIVSKMAGT encoded by the coding sequence GTGACACGTGAGTTCACGTTGCGGGCAACAAGAAACATAGGGATTATGGCACATATTGATGCAGGTAAAACAACCACCACAGAACGTATTCTGTTTTACACAGGTCGGGTGCATAAGATTGGTGAGGTGCATGAAGGTGCCGCCACCATGGATTGGATGGAGCAGGAACAGGAGCGTGGAATTACGATCACCTCGGCTGCTACCACGGCACGGTGGAGGGACCATCGTATCAACATCATCGATACACCCGGGCACGTGGATTTCACGGTTGAAGTGGAGCGTTCCTTGCGCGTTCTGGACGGTTCTATCGGTGTTTTCTGTGCTAAGGGTGGTGTGGAACCGCAGTCGGAGACCGTTTGGCGTCAGGCGGAGCGATACAGGGTACCACGGATTGCCTATGTCAATAAAATGGATATCATGGGTGCAGATTTTTTAGGTACCGTGCAGCAAATGCGTGAGAGGCTCGGGTCCAACGCGGTGCCCATTCAATTACCCATTGGCGCTGAGGACGGCTTCAAGGGCGTGATTGATCTCGTCACGCAAAAGGCAATCGTTTACGTCGATGATCTCGGGACCACTTCGGAGGCCCTCGAAATCCCTGAGGAGTATCAGGGGAAGGTTGAAGAGGCCCGTAGTGTGATGATGGAGGCTATCGCCGATTCGGATGATGAACTGATGGAGCGATATCTGGAGAACGGTACCTTGACAGAGGAAGAAATTGCCAGTGGCCTGCGGTCCGCCACCTGTTCCGTTCAAATGACGCCTGTGTTGTGTGGTTCCTCTTATCGCAACAAGGGTGTCCAACCCCTACTTGATGCTGTAGTGGCTTATTTGCCTTCCCCCCTCGATGTGCCCCCTGTGGAGGGTGTCAATGACAAGGGGGAGGAGATAGAGCGGCTTGTGAGTGATGAGGAGCCCTTTTCCGCACTAGCTTTTAAAATTATGACCGATCCCTATGTGGGCAAGTTGACGTTCTTTCGTGTTTATTCCGGGACCTTGTCTTCGGGCTCCTATGTATACAACGCGAGCAAGGAGAAACGTGAGCGGATCGGACGAATTCTGCAGATGCATGCGAATCATCGTCAAGAGGTTGGTCGTGTGTATACGGGGGATATTGCCGCGGCCGTTGGGTTGAAGAACACCTTCACTGGGGATACGCTTTGCGACGAGAAGCAATCTGTGATACTGGAATCCATGGATTTTCCTGAGCCTGTCATCTCGGTAGCGATTGAGCCGAAAACAAAGGCAGATCAGGATCGGATGGCGGTTGCCTTATCTCGACTCGATGAAGAGGATCCTACTTTCAAAACGCATACGGATGAGGAGACGGGCCAGACGATCATCTCTGGAATGGGTGAGCTCCACCTTGATATTCTTGTCGATCGGTTGCGTCGTGAATTCAAGGTAGAGGCCAATGTAGGGGCACCCCAGGTGGCCTACAAGGAGACCATCCGTCGTGCTGCTGAAATCGAGGGGAAATTTGTTCGCCAAACTGGGGGTCGGGGTCAGTACGGCCATGTTTGGGTTCGTTTCGAGCCTCTCGAACCAGGTTCCGGCTTTGAGTTCGTCAATAAGATTGTAGGTGGTGTGATTCCACGTGAATACATTTCTGCGGTCCAGGCCGGGATCGAAGAATCTATGCAGAATGGTGTGTTGGCAGGATATCCTCTTGTAGACGTTCGCGCTATTCTTTTTGATGGATCCTATCATGACGTTGATTCCTCGGAAATGGCCTTTAAGATTGCGGGTTCGCTTGCTTTACGGGGTACTAAGAGTCAGTGTGCGCCCGTTTTACTAGAACCCCTCATGCGGGTTGAGGCAGTGGTTCCTGAGGAGTACATGGGCGATGTCATTGGCGACATCAATTCGCGACGGGGTCGCGTAGAGGGAATGGATGCGCGAGCGGGTGCACAGGTCATCCGCGGTGTGGTGCCTCTGATGGAGATGTTTGGTTATGTGAATAACCTACGGTCGAGTACGCAGGGTCGGGGAACTTTCTCTATGGAGTTCGAGTGCTACGGTGAAGTGCCGAAGGGTATCTCGGACGAGATTGTTTCTAAGATGGCAGGTACGTAG
- the rpsL gene encoding 30S ribosomal protein S12 — protein MPTINQLIRKGRKRRRRKAKAPALQFAYNSFHKSNVLQSSPQKRGVCIRVATLSPRKPNSAVRKYARVRLSNNMEVNAYIPGIGHNLQEHSVVLVRGGKTKDLAGVRYQVVRGALDAAGVVDRRRGRSRYGTKRPK, from the coding sequence ATGCCAACCATCAATCAGTTGATTCGCAAGGGACGGAAGCGGCGCCGTAGGAAAGCAAAGGCACCAGCTCTGCAGTTTGCTTACAATAGTTTCCACAAGTCTAATGTGTTGCAAAGTTCTCCACAAAAGCGTGGCGTCTGTATCCGTGTTGCTACTCTTTCGCCCAGGAAGCCGAATTCGGCTGTACGGAAGTATGCCCGGGTGCGTCTGAGTAATAACATGGAGGTCAATGCTTATATCCCGGGGATTGGCCATAATCTACAAGAACACTCCGTTGTTCTTGTACGGGGCGGAAAGACTAAGGACCTTGCGGGTGTCCGTTACCAAGTGGTGCGTGGAGCTTTGGACGCTGCCGGTGTAGTTGATCGCCGTCGGGGTCGTTCCCGGTATGGTACCAAGCGGCCCAAGTAG
- the rpmC gene encoding 50S ribosomal protein L29 → MEELGGLPTPDLEQCVRDCKEELFNLRFQKKLNKLEDTSRIRRVRIRMARCKTLLRARELTMEGGGGFDQGKSSSS, encoded by the coding sequence ATGGAGGAATTGGGTGGGTTGCCTACTCCGGATCTCGAACAGTGCGTACGGGATTGTAAGGAGGAGTTGTTCAATTTACGCTTCCAAAAGAAGCTGAATAAACTCGAGGACACTTCGAGGATTCGCAGGGTAAGAATAAGGATGGCACGTTGCAAGACATTGTTGCGGGCCCGTGAGCTTACCATGGAAGGGGGCGGGGGCTTTGATCAAGGAAAGAGCAGTTCGTCGTAA
- the tuf gene encoding elongation factor Tu: MAREKFERTKRHVNIGTIGHVDHGKTTLTAAITTVLSLRGGAQATAYDQIDKAPEERARGITIATAHVEYETENRHYAHVDCPGHADYVKNMITGAAQMDGAILVISAADGPMPQTREHILLARQVGVPHIVVFLNKVDMVDDEELVELVEMEARELLSEYGFPGDDIPVVRGSALKALEDPKGKYAESIVELMDAVDSYIPDPERDTDKPFLMPVEDVFTITGRGTVATGRVERGRVEVGDKVMIVGLGETRETTVTGLEMFRKQLDFSEAGDNVGALLRGISREEIRRGQVLAKPGTVKPHTAFTAQIYVLSKEEGGRHTPFFSKYRPQFYFRTTDVTGVVTLPEGTEMCMPGDNVQISVELIDPIAIEDGTRFAIREGGRTVGAGTVSKVEE; encoded by the coding sequence ATGGCAAGAGAAAAATTTGAGCGGACGAAGCGGCATGTCAATATTGGTACCATTGGTCACGTGGACCATGGTAAGACAACGTTAACAGCTGCCATTACCACCGTATTGTCGCTCAGGGGTGGGGCGCAAGCAACTGCCTATGATCAAATTGATAAGGCGCCGGAGGAACGTGCTCGTGGGATTACGATTGCAACGGCGCACGTGGAGTATGAAACGGAAAACCGTCATTATGCACACGTGGATTGTCCTGGTCATGCCGATTACGTGAAGAATATGATCACCGGGGCAGCACAGATGGACGGTGCCATTCTGGTTATTTCGGCTGCGGATGGTCCTATGCCGCAGACGCGTGAGCATATTCTATTGGCTCGGCAGGTAGGGGTGCCTCACATCGTTGTCTTTCTCAACAAGGTAGATATGGTAGATGACGAAGAGCTGGTTGAACTTGTGGAAATGGAAGCACGTGAACTGCTGTCCGAGTACGGTTTCCCCGGGGACGATATTCCTGTAGTTCGCGGATCAGCCCTAAAGGCGTTAGAGGATCCTAAGGGTAAATATGCGGAGTCCATCGTGGAACTGATGGATGCGGTCGATTCCTACATTCCAGATCCTGAGCGGGATACTGACAAGCCCTTCCTGATGCCTGTAGAGGATGTGTTCACGATTACCGGCCGTGGTACGGTGGCGACGGGTCGTGTGGAACGTGGACGTGTTGAGGTGGGAGATAAGGTCATGATTGTGGGTCTGGGTGAAACCCGTGAAACCACAGTGACGGGTTTGGAGATGTTCCGCAAGCAGCTCGATTTTTCAGAAGCGGGTGACAACGTAGGGGCTCTTCTGCGTGGGATCAGCCGCGAAGAAATCCGTCGTGGTCAGGTGCTAGCTAAGCCAGGTACGGTAAAACCGCATACCGCATTCACCGCGCAAATTTACGTACTGTCAAAAGAGGAGGGTGGTCGGCATACACCTTTCTTTTCTAAATATCGCCCTCAGTTTTATTTCCGGACTACAGACGTAACGGGCGTTGTGACTCTACCTGAGGGTACGGAAATGTGTATGCCGGGTGATAATGTGCAGATCTCGGTGGAATTGATTGACCCCATTGCTATTGAGGATGGAACCCGCTTTGCGATTCGTGAAGGTGGTCGTACGGTAGGCGCCGGTACGGTTTCCAAAGTAGAAGAGTGA
- the rpsJ gene encoding 30S ribosomal protein S10: MGTSERKRIRIHLKAYDHRILDQSAGKIVDTARRTSAVVKGPIPMPTKRSVYTVLRAVHKYKDSREQFEMRVHKRLIDIDNPSNQTVEALMRLDLPSGVDIRINLG; encoded by the coding sequence GTGGGTACGAGTGAAAGGAAGAGAATTCGCATTCACTTGAAGGCGTATGACCATCGGATATTGGATCAGTCAGCGGGTAAGATTGTGGATACGGCGCGGCGAACATCAGCCGTTGTGAAGGGCCCCATTCCCATGCCGACCAAGCGTTCTGTGTATACCGTATTGAGGGCGGTCCATAAGTACAAGGATTCCCGTGAGCAGTTCGAAATGCGTGTTCATAAACGTTTGATTGATATTGATAATCCATCGAATCAAACCGTGGAGGCCCTGATGCGTTTGGATCTTCCATCAGGTGTCGATATTCGAATCAATCTGGGATAG
- the rplD gene encoding 50S ribosomal protein L4 encodes MLEVPVCDMEGKEVGVVSLPERVFAISPHRSVLHDVVVQQLAALRRGTHAVKNRAAVRGGGRKPWRQKKTGRARHSSIRSPLWVGGGVTFGPQPRCYNYRINRKVRRLAIRSALSARAKEGNLSVVQGLSLAEPKTRAMVHVLKNLQMMDKRNQLTKARLLVVTEQKPGENELRAARNIPGVRVVSAANLNALDIVRHEQMILTRDAVKVVDEVFGT; translated from the coding sequence TTGCTTGAGGTGCCCGTGTGTGATATGGAAGGGAAAGAGGTAGGCGTTGTTTCCCTGCCTGAGCGTGTCTTTGCTATTTCACCCCATCGATCCGTTCTACACGATGTGGTTGTACAACAGTTGGCAGCCCTACGGCGTGGAACGCATGCTGTGAAGAATCGTGCTGCGGTTCGTGGTGGTGGTAGGAAGCCCTGGCGTCAGAAGAAGACGGGACGTGCTCGTCACAGTAGCATCCGTTCCCCGTTATGGGTAGGGGGTGGCGTGACGTTCGGTCCACAACCCCGGTGTTATAACTATCGGATCAATCGTAAGGTACGTCGTTTGGCCATTCGTTCTGCCCTTTCGGCACGCGCCAAAGAGGGGAATTTGTCGGTTGTGCAGGGTTTATCCCTGGCGGAGCCCAAAACCCGGGCTATGGTGCATGTGTTAAAAAACTTGCAGATGATGGACAAAAGAAATCAATTGACCAAAGCGCGTCTGCTCGTGGTGACGGAACAGAAGCCAGGGGAGAACGAGTTACGCGCAGCCCGCAACATTCCGGGCGTTCGTGTGGTGTCTGCTGCTAATTTGAATGCACTAGATATTGTTCGTCACGAACAGATGATTTTGACAAGAGACGCGGTAAAAGTGGTGGATGAGGTGTTTGGTACATGA
- the rpsG gene encoding 30S ribosomal protein S7 → MPRKGPVPRREVIADPVYGSKLVTRLMNRLMYDGQKGKAQRILYGSMEKIREESEKDPLTVLEQALENVMPVLEVKARRVGGANYQVPVEVKPERRTSLAIRWIVDFARKHGEKTMQDRLTREILDAANGTGAAVKKKEDTHRMAEANRAFAHYRW, encoded by the coding sequence GTGCCAAGAAAGGGGCCGGTACCACGACGCGAGGTCATCGCTGATCCTGTGTATGGAAGTAAACTGGTGACTCGCTTGATGAATCGTTTGATGTATGACGGGCAGAAGGGGAAGGCGCAGCGTATCCTATACGGGAGCATGGAGAAGATTCGCGAGGAGTCGGAAAAGGATCCGCTGACCGTGCTGGAACAGGCGTTAGAGAATGTGATGCCCGTGCTGGAGGTAAAAGCTCGCCGCGTGGGAGGAGCCAATTACCAGGTACCTGTGGAGGTAAAGCCAGAGCGGAGGACCAGCCTGGCGATTCGGTGGATCGTAGATTTTGCCCGTAAACACGGCGAAAAGACGATGCAGGATCGTCTCACACGTGAAATTTTGGATGCGGCTAATGGTACGGGTGCCGCTGTGAAAAAGAAGGAAGATACCCATCGTATGGCTGAAGCTAACCGTGCCTTTGCCCATTATCGCTGGTAA
- the rplW gene encoding 50S ribosomal protein L23 produces MKSPHDILVGPVVTEKATLVRALDKYVFEVDPKANKVEVRKAVEAVFPGVQVASVNTLRVRGKVKRQGRTSGRRPMRKKAIVTLREGSAPITAFDV; encoded by the coding sequence ATGAAATCCCCCCATGATATTTTGGTTGGTCCTGTGGTTACGGAAAAGGCAACGCTCGTTCGCGCGTTGGATAAGTACGTATTTGAGGTGGACCCGAAAGCTAACAAGGTCGAGGTTCGTAAGGCGGTAGAAGCCGTTTTTCCAGGCGTACAGGTGGCGAGTGTCAACACGCTCCGTGTTCGTGGTAAGGTGAAACGACAGGGACGCACGAGTGGACGGCGGCCCATGCGCAAAAAGGCTATTGTGACGTTGCGTGAGGGGAGTGCACCAATCACTGCTTTTGATGTATAG
- the rplB gene encoding 50S ribosomal protein L2: MGVRSYRPMTPTRRHMTVSTFEEITTSKPSKSLTKRLKNCAGRNNQGRITTRHQGGGHKRRYRVIDFKRNKDGVPGKVATIEYDPNRSARIALIHYADGDKRYILAPVGLGVGMGIVSGVDADIRVGNALPLSAIPAGTLLHNIELKPGKGGQIARSAGSSVQLLGKEGKYAILRLTSGETRLVLATCRATIGEVGNADHELVSIGKAGRSRWKGRRPTVRGSAMNPVDHPHGGGNGKAPIGLPSPVTPWGKPTLGYRTRKRGISDAYIIRRRKKR; the protein is encoded by the coding sequence ATGGGTGTTCGTTCCTATCGGCCGATGACACCGACTCGCCGCCATATGACCGTATCCACGTTTGAGGAAATCACAACATCTAAGCCGTCCAAATCATTGACGAAGCGATTGAAAAATTGCGCAGGTCGCAACAATCAGGGGCGTATTACGACACGTCATCAGGGTGGGGGACACAAACGGCGGTATCGCGTGATTGATTTCAAGCGGAATAAGGATGGGGTTCCAGGTAAGGTGGCTACCATTGAGTATGACCCCAATCGATCGGCTAGAATTGCGTTGATTCACTATGCTGATGGAGACAAACGGTATATATTGGCCCCCGTAGGTTTGGGTGTTGGTATGGGGATTGTGTCCGGCGTGGATGCGGATATTCGGGTGGGCAATGCTCTGCCCCTGTCGGCGATCCCAGCGGGGACCTTGCTTCATAACATTGAACTCAAACCTGGCAAGGGTGGACAGATAGCACGGTCAGCTGGGTCCTCGGTGCAGCTGTTGGGGAAGGAGGGTAAGTATGCAATTCTCCGTCTTACCTCAGGCGAGACGCGGTTGGTGCTAGCTACCTGTAGAGCCACAATAGGCGAGGTGGGGAATGCGGACCACGAGTTGGTCAGCATAGGTAAGGCGGGTCGTTCCCGTTGGAAGGGACGTCGACCTACTGTGCGAGGTTCGGCGATGAATCCGGTGGATCACCCACATGGTGGGGGTAACGGCAAGGCCCCGATTGGTCTCCCCTCCCCGGTAACGCCGTGGGGGAAACCGACGTTGGGCTATCGGACGCGGAAACGCGGGATTTCGGACGCCTACATCATTCGCCGACGTAAGAAACGCTAG
- the rplN gene encoding 50S ribosomal protein L14 codes for MIQVQTRLRVADNSGAKEVMCIRILGNAPSSAAGVGDLIVAAVKQAIPGAAVRKGDVVRCVIVRTVRPTQRPDGSYIRFDENAAVVIKDDDQSPRGTRIFGPVARELRDRDFMKILSLAPEVL; via the coding sequence ATGATTCAGGTTCAGACGCGGTTGCGTGTGGCAGACAATTCTGGTGCTAAGGAGGTTATGTGTATACGGATTCTTGGCAATGCACCCTCCAGTGCGGCCGGTGTGGGTGACCTCATTGTGGCTGCTGTCAAACAGGCCATTCCTGGCGCGGCCGTGAGGAAGGGCGACGTGGTCCGTTGCGTGATTGTGCGCACGGTACGACCCACGCAACGTCCCGATGGTTCGTATATTCGTTTCGATGAGAATGCAGCAGTTGTCATTAAGGACGACGATCAGAGTCCGCGTGGAACCAGGATCTTTGGCCCTGTGGCTAGGGAGTTGCGTGATCGTGATTTCATGAAGATTCTCTCGTTGGCCCCGGAGGTCCTTTAG
- the rpsS gene encoding 30S ribosomal protein S19 produces MGRSLKKGPFADEHLLKKVEAMGKKKEKRVIKTWSRRSTIFPQFVSHTFAVHDGRKHVPVYVTEDMVGHKLGEFVPTRSFRSHAGDDRRTRKR; encoded by the coding sequence ATGGGACGTAGTTTGAAGAAGGGTCCCTTTGCCGATGAGCACCTGCTCAAGAAGGTGGAGGCGATGGGCAAGAAGAAGGAGAAAAGGGTGATCAAGACGTGGTCACGCCGTTCGACGATTTTTCCGCAGTTTGTGAGTCATACCTTCGCTGTGCATGATGGACGCAAGCATGTCCCTGTGTATGTGACGGAGGATATGGTGGGTCATAAGTTGGGTGAATTTGTTCCCACGCGTTCCTTTAGGAGCCATGCGGGCGATGATCGGCGTACACGGAAACGTTAG
- the rplV gene encoding 50S ribosomal protein L22 has product MLRRQFEERHPQAWGVAILRGIRVPPRKARLVVDLVRGKWVAEAEAILRHTQRGVAPRVLHALRSAAANAEQLHGLGREELYVHSVFVDEGPTMKRFSPRAMGKAGRIRKRSSNVTLFVVANER; this is encoded by the coding sequence TTGTTACGCCGACAGTTTGAGGAAAGGCATCCCCAGGCATGGGGCGTCGCAATTTTGCGGGGCATTAGGGTACCACCACGTAAAGCGCGTTTGGTAGTTGATTTGGTGCGTGGTAAGTGGGTGGCAGAGGCAGAGGCTATCCTACGCCATACACAGCGCGGTGTTGCACCGAGGGTGTTGCATGCTTTGCGTTCGGCTGCTGCCAATGCGGAACAGTTGCACGGTTTGGGGAGGGAAGAGCTGTATGTACACAGTGTCTTCGTGGACGAGGGACCGACCATGAAGCGATTCTCACCGCGTGCGATGGGAAAGGCGGGCCGGATTCGAAAGCGTAGTAGCAATGTGACGTTGTTTGTTGTGGCTAATGAGAGGTGA
- the rplP gene encoding 50S ribosomal protein L16, translated as MLMPKRIKHRRQHRGRMKGCAKGGSYVAFGDYGLKAMEPSWITNRQIEAARIAMTRRIKREGKVWIRIFPDKPVTQKPLEVRMGSGKGAPEKWVAVVKPGRILFELSGVDAAMAKEAMRLAEMKLPIKAKFVQREESRGGG; from the coding sequence ATGTTGATGCCTAAGCGTATCAAGCATCGTCGTCAACATCGTGGACGTATGAAGGGTTGTGCCAAGGGGGGCTCCTATGTCGCTTTTGGTGACTATGGTCTGAAGGCTATGGAGCCAAGCTGGATTACCAATCGGCAGATCGAAGCCGCGCGGATTGCAATGACCCGCCGTATCAAGCGGGAGGGGAAGGTATGGATTCGTATTTTCCCAGACAAACCCGTGACCCAAAAGCCGCTCGAAGTACGAATGGGAAGCGGAAAGGGAGCTCCTGAGAAGTGGGTGGCCGTTGTCAAGCCCGGGCGCATTTTGTTTGAACTTTCGGGTGTGGACGCTGCTATGGCAAAGGAGGCAATGCGGCTGGCCGAGATGAAGCTGCCAATCAAGGCGAAATTTGTGCAGCGGGAAGAGAGTCGTGGTGGAGGATGA
- the rpsC gene encoding 30S ribosomal protein S3: protein MGQKVHPIGFRIGVNKDWRSRWYAGKDYAKVLHEDLRIRRILKRRLQDAAVSMIEIERAGNRVNVMLHTAKPGMVIGKGGAEVEYLRKGLTRMTGKQVRININEIKKPELDAYLVAANVAQQLSHRVAFRRAMKQSLQRTMRAGAKGVRMQVSGRLSGADIARTEGYSEGTVPLHTLRADIDYGFAEAHTTYGRTGVKVWIYRGEILPSKQRSQRRKGS from the coding sequence TTGGGACAAAAGGTCCATCCAATAGGTTTCCGAATTGGTGTCAACAAGGATTGGCGGTCGCGTTGGTACGCGGGGAAGGATTATGCTAAGGTTTTACATGAGGATTTGCGGATTCGTCGTATTTTGAAGAGACGTTTGCAGGATGCAGCGGTTTCCATGATCGAGATCGAGCGTGCGGGTAACCGTGTGAATGTTATGCTGCATACGGCCAAGCCAGGCATGGTGATCGGAAAAGGTGGGGCTGAGGTCGAGTACCTGCGTAAGGGTTTGACCCGGATGACGGGCAAGCAGGTGAGGATCAATATCAATGAGATCAAGAAACCGGAATTGGATGCCTACCTAGTGGCTGCCAACGTCGCTCAGCAATTGTCGCATCGGGTAGCCTTTCGCCGTGCCATGAAGCAGTCCCTACAGCGTACCATGCGGGCGGGGGCCAAAGGTGTACGAATGCAGGTGAGCGGTCGTTTGAGTGGGGCTGATATAGCACGTACGGAAGGGTATAGTGAGGGAACGGTTCCCCTACATACGTTACGGGCCGATATCGATTATGGTTTTGCCGAGGCCCATACGACGTATGGCCGGACGGGTGTGAAGGTTTGGATCTATCGTGGCGAGATTTTGCCGTCCAAACAGAGGTCACAACGGCGAAAGGGGTCATAA
- the rpsQ gene encoding 30S ribosomal protein S17 codes for MKERAVRRKVRTGRVVSDKMMKTVVVAIESYKAHPVYKKRIRRTEKYHVHDEKNEAKMGDTVFIMETRPLSKKKRWRLVQIIGRGSLSEGAMGKPLR; via the coding sequence ATCAAGGAAAGAGCAGTTCGTCGTAAGGTTCGGACGGGTCGTGTCGTGAGTGATAAAATGATGAAAACGGTCGTTGTGGCGATCGAGTCCTACAAAGCTCACCCGGTTTACAAAAAGCGTATCCGCCGTACGGAAAAGTATCATGTTCATGATGAAAAGAATGAGGCAAAAATGGGTGATACAGTTTTCATCATGGAAACAAGGCCTTTGTCCAAAAAGAAGCGCTGGCGTTTGGTACAGATTATCGGAAGAGGATCCCTCAGTGAGGGGGCCATGGGTAAACCTCTCAGATGA